One region of Pan paniscus chromosome 5, NHGRI_mPanPan1-v2.0_pri, whole genome shotgun sequence genomic DNA includes:
- the LOC100987311 gene encoding LOW QUALITY PROTEIN: zinc finger protein 3-like (The sequence of the model RefSeq protein was modified relative to this genomic sequence to represent the inferred CDS: inserted 2 bases in 1 codon) produces MDPHQKVPSIYNGDTLQTPEYEKVSLYEDQLERHESRHMEERRYKCNECGKKFAQSSGLVRHQRIHTGEKPYECDHCGKAFSVRSTLTVHERIHTGEKPYTCNECKKAFSVRAHLILHQRIHNGEKPYECNECGKAFSVSSDLIKHQRIHTGEKPYECDKCGKAFXVSSALIKHQRIHTGEKPYECKECEKAFYVNSALTNHQRIHSGEKPYECGECGKAFSQISTLIHHQRIHTGEKPYECEECGKAFRGSSNLTKHQKTHAKGKCHQ; encoded by the exons ATGGACCCACACCAGAAGGTCCCTAGCATATATAATGGGGATACTTTACAAACTCCTGAGTATGAAAAAGTCTCTCTGTATGAGGACCAGTTAGAAAGGCATGAGAGTAGGCACATGGAAGAAAGACGGTATAAATGCAATGAATGTGGAAAGAAGTTTGCCCAGAGCTCAGGCCTTGTTCGACATCAGAGaatccacactggagagaaaccctatgagtgtgATCACTGTGGAAAAGCTTTTAGCGTGCGCTCAACCCTCACTGTGCATGAAAGAATCCACACTGGTGAGAAGCCTTATACTTGTAATGAGTGTAAGAAAGCCTTCAGTGTAAGGGCACACCTGATTCTACATCAGAGAATCCAcaatggagagaaaccctatgaatgtaatgagtgtggcaaaGCATTTAGTGTGAGCTCAGACCTTATCAAACATCAGAGAATCcatactggtgagaaaccttATGAGTGTGATAAGTGTGGAAAAGCTTT AGTGAGCTCAGCCCTCATCAAGCATCAGAGAATCCATACAGGAGAAAAGCCGTATGAGTGTAAGGAATGTGAGAAGGCCTTCTATGTGAACTCAGCACTTACTAATCACCAGAGGATTCACTCTGGAGAAAAGCCCTATGAGTGTGGAGAGTGTGGAAAAGCATTCAGCCAGATCTCAACGCTTATTCATCACCAGAGAatccatactggagagaaaccgtaTGAGTGTGAAGAGTGTGGGAAAGCTTTCCGTGGGAGTTCTAACCTTACTAAACACCAGAAAACACATGCCAAAGGAAAGTGTCATCAGTGA